A single region of the Calditrichota bacterium genome encodes:
- a CDS encoding RNA polymerase sigma factor produces the protein MLTEKQLITRLKSGDVDALKLLMQKYQDFVYTLALQMVKSKQVAEELTQDVFIKVFKKINTFAEKSKFSTWLYTITYRSSLNYLEKKQIVFNLSELEHENNSDGNEILANNIDDAEENYTFEESEKQKILWSAIDRLPVQQGSIIMLHYLQQFSIREISEMMTIPASTVKTHLFRGRGLLKSILLKNYSQEELL, from the coding sequence ATGTTAACGGAAAAGCAACTAATTACAAGATTGAAAAGCGGCGATGTAGACGCATTAAAGTTATTAATGCAAAAATATCAGGACTTTGTATATACACTCGCTTTGCAAATGGTCAAATCAAAACAAGTTGCTGAAGAGTTAACACAGGATGTTTTTATAAAGGTTTTCAAAAAAATTAATACGTTTGCAGAAAAGTCAAAATTCTCAACCTGGTTGTATACAATTACTTATCGTTCCAGTTTAAACTATCTGGAAAAGAAACAAATTGTATTTAACTTGAGTGAGCTGGAACATGAAAATAATTCTGATGGGAATGAAATTTTAGCTAATAATATTGACGATGCTGAAGAAAACTATACTTTTGAAGAAAGTGAAAAACAGAAGATATTATGGTCTGCAATTGACAGGTTGCCGGTTCAGCAGGGATCAATAATAATGCTTCATTATTTACAACAGTTTTCAATAAGAGAAATATCAGAAATGATGACTATACCTGCAAGTACTGTGAAAACACATTTATTTCGAGGTAGGGGTTTACTTAAATCAATTTTGTTAAAAAACTATTCTCAGGAAGAATTGTTATGA
- a CDS encoding T9SS type A sorting domain-containing protein produces the protein MRMLNKTSALSTILLFMFLPIFLFAGEWHTVNEQPGNDAINAITARDTDFHELFAVGDNGRFYRGFDAGKHWEFRNTPMSDRLNDVAIFFDSFLTLDVIVAVGDKGQVITSYDFGESWSLITLTTEDLTNIEFDQSNSSVWIAGNNGTVFNSTDYGQNWNSIALENNGLDIRDMVSDFGGMIMAGTKNDSSFIHLVSNSGPFVQFLSGDTLPGVLINSIMLAQSTLFAAGNDASNFNSRIFSRFVSAGFMDPPTDVYTGNPSKITDIDMYSFFGAETKKGEYGTNGGGPLDLMWFTNELGEIWESRDLGISFQLEYTDPLNRPLNTLLANKSSGLNLGQAVAGGPDELILKYSFELRYVMPFLNDQLNYSVQQLDLQFSAIPDEASLNSDISITSNFSGQVSFFPEFDSFDSTRVSLKINRPFVIESVPGENWNISFGQGIIQKHDDGLPSGINSFNYDVFFTPYSGGSLSLAPTFEQNHLSVLSTNYVSGWFNEDGVFDLMTYANDQLYFFLVDDDGIQVAVDSFTVGQGILVEPTIKDQLVLTDLNGDGKQDVLLYDSNQIISILNFSSGGAFAFALSGAAYSSQSIKQVLTFNADNNNQPDMLILNDSLQTRMNITDMDFGFDPYLIELSTDITRIAASDLDADGDADLVGVNSVGALIYYSGLGFGGFNVPKSYTNSGSYRDVFLADMNQDKHLDIFVLKDDNLDLYSVDRMTNSDLIKSPISPIQQPNPVYIEDVLLHDFGGATGDFNNEVQYDLVLLTQDSTIKIFENTHFQTGDFNFVERMDKEIKLPYPANGLIHWDSNRDANIDMLTFNRNDGHFLNILNKNWSPFIREVFTEPDGVRISWASFPSEVGGFDFYRLYKDSMHGPIDTSSVSESFEVFDFFNATDTTFLDKNTRPFNQYNYWLEVGYNGGEVAGPTPFHSIELTKFISGPLFGVIDDSINGFAVIDSITVPQANNLQIMPGVNFTFDEKAVFNVHGGLQVNGTESQMIEFSSNHRGYDSTGTHPVWRGMRLFPSADTVRFNWFSFQGADTAIAAKNRPLKMHLGGISQNQKGIVFLDDELNLSNVILDSNQVGLELDGTSTSFLSNINVLNNEFDGIRAGSNSMVNIKNSIVWNNPQLDLNIQNGALVSMAYSTVNQISGTFNGQEINRINSPVFMPPDSGFYRVDPLSPTIDAGDPNDDFSMEPMPNGGRINQGLFGGTMFASRSIRAKLNPQVDTLFAKAKIGETDTIHFDIRNDGFVNLDISTMSIKNYADQFIIRNTQAVRIIPAAEMRFEIEFTPSIRQEFRDTLMITSNDPANPVFEIPVVGHGLNTRPVVTSVPDTTALTGNEYSFIVSVQDTDGDDVIVSANTLPSWLSLAADNEIKGTPTVSDAGINPVSLKLTDSFGDETDFNFSINVIVDNISPFQTEIPDTTIYTNVQFNYTWKVSDADGDTLQFTDNSPLFVIDPDSGKIIFTPQMSDTGSHEIIVQASDGKEAVVDTFNLTIDLNFLNAAIDLQLTSFDKSIGVAFKVPQNDLYSGTMIRYSVNGPVLSPSEGILAKDSVFTIGNDVSVSIPDLGINQSVNVSVFNYYTGTGTIFSEALSGQASTLAPSLSIDVSDRVFNFPVDQVRSDKIKIENSGGGTLIARFSYQPDSLLAVWFDMDTTDLTIAPFDSGFVDFNIHPNKHLPRLPVEKQVVANLISNDPTDAEVSVNIKFTPIFDDFAPNIVITARSDSLVRESSFAVHFFADDTSGYPIGEPEESLYKNYRLFKGLLNPQLIAGEDSVRSNELLFSRLEDGAYVLRVWAYDTEKNGLLGSNVKNIPFVIDASRRFVLRNRWLMVSIPRPIETVWQDFVVDSLLQIYRWDNDEERYLPVHSFIDQPHAMGEAVWLISALGFPLDISAFEQAGFEDSLSTPIVKGWNQVGTPVGYTTSWADMFFVQANGTSISLVEAANQGIITDAVYWYEFKDDDVQGYKWSSISEANAIPWRGYWMKSEEAGTLVFSTTAKDTIKESSSVLPKSGIENSFNISLSNDKYMDDHNVFGVSNPEIQKRDIAEPPHIGSYCALYFTDQNRRLTRQLKTDFADEDDVLEWDMVVESRESQVMHDIKWEMEKISTSGLYFYLVDEKKEKIIDMAKDGSYSLKPGSDLYRFKIYASQDETFRPKIVPVTFKLAQNFPNPFNPSTKIRFGIPKSAEDKNVKLTIFNVLGQKVAELLNKSFKAGYHEVEWNGLNNYGEQAASGVYFYRLTKGKNSTLIRKMVLLR, from the coding sequence ATGCGAATGCTCAATAAAACAAGTGCTTTGTCAACCATTCTATTATTCATGTTTTTGCCAATTTTTCTTTTTGCCGGAGAATGGCATACTGTAAACGAACAACCCGGAAATGATGCAATAAATGCAATAACCGCACGTGATACGGATTTTCATGAGTTATTTGCAGTGGGTGATAATGGCCGTTTTTACCGCGGGTTTGATGCAGGAAAGCATTGGGAGTTTCGCAATACACCGATGAGTGACCGGCTAAATGATGTGGCCATTTTCTTTGATTCATTTTTAACATTGGATGTGATTGTAGCAGTCGGTGACAAAGGGCAGGTGATTACCTCCTATGATTTTGGTGAAAGCTGGAGTCTGATAACATTGACTACTGAGGATCTGACAAATATTGAATTTGACCAATCCAACAGCTCCGTTTGGATTGCCGGAAATAATGGAACTGTATTTAACTCAACTGATTATGGGCAAAACTGGAATTCTATTGCATTGGAAAACAACGGTCTGGATATCCGGGATATGGTTTCTGATTTTGGCGGCATGATTATGGCCGGCACAAAAAATGATTCTTCTTTTATACACCTTGTTAGCAATAGCGGGCCCTTTGTACAATTTTTGTCGGGTGATACGCTTCCGGGCGTTTTGATAAACAGCATTATGCTTGCCCAAAGTACCCTGTTCGCAGCCGGAAATGATGCATCAAATTTCAATTCCCGTATTTTTTCTCGATTTGTTTCAGCCGGATTTATGGATCCGCCAACGGATGTTTATACCGGTAATCCTTCAAAAATTACAGATATTGACATGTACAGTTTTTTTGGTGCGGAAACAAAAAAAGGAGAATATGGAACAAACGGCGGAGGTCCGTTGGATTTAATGTGGTTTACAAATGAACTTGGCGAGATATGGGAATCACGGGATTTAGGCATATCCTTTCAGCTGGAATATACAGATCCTTTAAACAGGCCGCTGAACACACTGCTTGCTAATAAAAGCAGTGGCTTAAATTTAGGACAGGCTGTTGCCGGTGGGCCGGACGAACTTATTTTAAAATACAGCTTTGAATTAAGGTATGTCATGCCGTTTTTAAATGATCAGCTCAATTACTCCGTTCAGCAGTTGGATTTGCAATTTTCGGCAATACCGGATGAAGCATCTTTAAACAGTGACATTTCCATAACCAGTAATTTTTCTGGACAGGTTTCCTTTTTTCCTGAATTTGATTCATTTGATTCCACTCGAGTTTCATTAAAAATTAACCGGCCATTTGTTATTGAAAGTGTACCCGGGGAAAACTGGAATATCAGTTTTGGTCAAGGTATAATACAAAAACATGATGATGGTTTGCCCAGTGGTATAAATTCATTTAATTACGATGTTTTTTTTACTCCGTATTCCGGTGGATCACTTTCTTTAGCCCCAACTTTTGAACAAAATCATTTATCTGTCTTGTCAACAAATTATGTGTCAGGTTGGTTTAATGAAGATGGTGTTTTTGATTTGATGACTTATGCAAATGACCAGCTTTACTTCTTTTTAGTAGATGATGATGGAATTCAGGTAGCTGTCGATTCTTTTACAGTTGGCCAGGGAATATTGGTGGAACCCACTATAAAAGACCAGCTTGTTTTAACAGATTTGAACGGTGATGGTAAACAGGATGTCCTGCTTTACGATTCCAACCAAATAATCAGCATATTGAATTTTTCTAGTGGTGGTGCATTTGCTTTTGCATTATCTGGCGCAGCATATTCATCGCAAAGTATTAAACAGGTTTTAACATTCAATGCGGATAACAATAATCAGCCCGATATGCTAATTTTGAACGATTCTTTGCAAACCCGAATGAATATCACGGATATGGATTTTGGATTTGACCCGTATCTGATAGAGTTGTCCACAGATATAACAAGGATTGCGGCCTCTGATTTGGATGCAGATGGTGATGCAGATCTTGTTGGTGTAAATTCGGTTGGTGCGTTGATTTATTATTCAGGACTTGGTTTTGGGGGATTTAATGTCCCAAAATCCTACACAAACTCAGGTTCTTATCGCGATGTATTCCTGGCGGATATGAACCAGGACAAGCACCTGGATATTTTTGTTTTAAAAGATGATAATCTTGATCTGTATAGCGTAGACCGGATGACGAACTCAGATCTGATAAAATCTCCAATCTCACCAATCCAGCAACCTAACCCGGTTTATATTGAAGATGTGTTGTTGCATGATTTTGGTGGTGCCACCGGTGATTTTAACAACGAAGTTCAATACGATCTTGTTTTACTTACTCAAGACAGCACAATAAAAATATTTGAGAATACTCATTTCCAAACCGGTGATTTCAATTTTGTTGAACGCATGGACAAAGAAATTAAATTGCCATATCCGGCAAATGGTCTTATCCATTGGGATAGTAACCGCGATGCAAATATTGATATGCTTACTTTTAACCGAAATGATGGCCATTTCCTGAATATACTTAATAAGAATTGGTCTCCGTTTATACGGGAGGTTTTTACAGAACCGGATGGTGTGCGTATAAGCTGGGCAAGTTTCCCTTCCGAAGTGGGTGGATTTGATTTCTATAGATTGTATAAAGATTCTATGCATGGGCCGATTGATACATCCAGTGTATCCGAATCATTTGAAGTTTTTGATTTTTTCAATGCAACAGACACAACTTTTCTGGATAAAAACACCCGTCCATTCAATCAATATAATTATTGGTTGGAAGTCGGTTATAATGGTGGGGAAGTTGCAGGCCCAACACCTTTTCATTCAATAGAGCTAACAAAATTTATTAGTGGGCCATTATTTGGTGTAATTGATGACTCGATTAACGGGTTTGCTGTTATAGATTCGATTACTGTTCCTCAGGCAAATAATCTTCAAATTATGCCGGGTGTTAATTTTACTTTTGATGAAAAGGCTGTTTTTAATGTTCATGGTGGGCTGCAAGTTAACGGTACAGAAAGCCAAATGATTGAGTTTAGTAGTAATCACCGTGGATACGATTCAACAGGAACCCATCCTGTTTGGCGTGGGATGCGTTTGTTTCCATCCGCTGATACTGTCCGGTTTAACTGGTTTTCATTTCAAGGTGCAGATACAGCAATTGCCGCGAAAAACAGACCTCTTAAAATGCATTTGGGTGGGATCAGTCAAAACCAAAAAGGTATTGTTTTTCTGGATGATGAACTGAACTTATCAAATGTAATTTTAGATTCCAACCAGGTTGGACTGGAGCTTGATGGAACAAGTACTTCATTTCTCAGCAATATAAATGTCCTGAATAATGAGTTTGATGGTATCCGTGCAGGGTCAAATTCAATGGTAAATATTAAAAATTCCATCGTGTGGAATAATCCTCAGCTTGATTTAAATATCCAGAACGGGGCACTTGTAAGTATGGCTTACAGCACTGTTAACCAAATATCTGGCACATTTAACGGACAAGAAATAAACCGGATTAATTCACCGGTTTTTATGCCGCCGGATTCCGGTTTTTACAGAGTGGATCCTTTATCTCCAACCATTGATGCCGGTGACCCGAATGATGATTTCAGTATGGAGCCCATGCCAAATGGAGGGCGCATAAATCAAGGCCTTTTTGGCGGGACTATGTTTGCCTCACGATCAATCCGTGCAAAATTGAATCCACAAGTGGATACATTATTTGCTAAAGCAAAAATTGGTGAGACGGACACAATCCATTTTGATATCCGAAACGATGGTTTTGTTAATCTGGATATCAGCACGATGAGTATAAAGAACTATGCTGATCAGTTTATTATTAGAAATACCCAGGCAGTGCGCATTATCCCTGCAGCTGAAATGAGGTTTGAAATTGAGTTTACGCCAAGCATAAGACAAGAGTTTAGAGATACTCTAATGATTACCAGCAATGATCCTGCAAATCCGGTGTTCGAAATACCTGTAGTTGGACATGGTTTAAATACACGGCCTGTGGTAACCAGCGTTCCTGACACTACGGCATTAACAGGCAACGAATATAGCTTTATTGTTTCGGTGCAAGATACAGATGGTGATGATGTAATCGTTTCAGCCAACACATTGCCTTCATGGCTTTCACTTGCTGCCGATAATGAAATTAAAGGTACTCCGACTGTTTCAGATGCCGGGATTAATCCTGTTTCATTAAAACTTACTGATTCTTTTGGAGATGAAACGGATTTTAATTTTTCCATAAATGTCATTGTTGATAATATTTCACCTTTCCAAACTGAAATCCCCGATACAACAATCTATACGAATGTGCAATTTAACTATACCTGGAAAGTAAGTGATGCCGATGGGGATACATTGCAATTTACAGATAATAGTCCGCTGTTTGTAATAGATCCGGACTCAGGCAAAATTATTTTTACACCACAAATGAGTGATACCGGAAGCCATGAAATAATTGTACAGGCCAGTGATGGAAAAGAGGCAGTTGTTGATACTTTTAACCTGACCATAGATCTGAATTTTCTTAACGCAGCAATAGACTTGCAACTTACATCTTTTGATAAATCAATCGGAGTAGCATTTAAAGTTCCTCAAAATGATTTATACAGTGGGACAATGATTCGTTATTCAGTAAATGGGCCTGTATTATCACCATCAGAAGGTATTTTGGCCAAAGATTCCGTTTTTACAATTGGAAACGATGTAAGTGTTTCAATCCCGGATTTGGGTATAAACCAATCTGTTAATGTATCTGTTTTTAATTATTATACCGGAACGGGGACAATCTTTTCAGAAGCGCTAAGTGGCCAGGCTTCAACACTTGCACCATCATTAAGTATAGATGTAAGTGACAGGGTATTTAATTTTCCGGTAGATCAGGTTCGTTCAGATAAAATTAAAATAGAAAATAGCGGTGGCGGTACATTGATAGCACGGTTTTCGTATCAACCGGATTCACTTTTAGCTGTTTGGTTTGATATGGATACGACTGATCTGACAATTGCTCCTTTTGATTCAGGTTTTGTTGATTTTAATATTCATCCAAACAAACATTTGCCGCGTCTGCCGGTAGAGAAACAAGTTGTTGCAAATCTCATCTCTAATGATCCAACTGACGCAGAGGTTTCGGTTAATATAAAGTTTACACCAATCTTTGATGATTTTGCACCAAATATTGTTATAACAGCAAGGTCAGATTCATTGGTTCGTGAGTCATCGTTTGCTGTACACTTTTTTGCCGATGATACCAGCGGCTACCCGATTGGGGAACCTGAAGAGAGTTTATATAAAAATTACAGGTTATTTAAAGGGCTGTTAAACCCTCAGCTGATTGCAGGTGAGGATAGTGTTAGAAGTAATGAGCTGTTATTTTCCCGTCTTGAAGACGGCGCCTATGTTTTAAGAGTTTGGGCCTATGATACTGAGAAAAACGGACTTTTAGGTTCAAATGTAAAAAACATTCCATTCGTTATAGATGCTTCAAGAAGATTTGTTTTAAGAAACCGTTGGTTAATGGTTTCCATCCCGCGGCCAATTGAAACAGTCTGGCAGGATTTTGTTGTAGACTCTCTTCTGCAAATTTATAGATGGGACAATGATGAAGAACGTTATTTGCCCGTTCATTCGTTTATAGATCAGCCCCATGCAATGGGAGAGGCTGTTTGGCTAATCTCAGCACTGGGCTTCCCACTTGATATTTCTGCATTTGAACAAGCCGGTTTTGAGGATTCTCTTTCTACACCAATTGTAAAAGGCTGGAACCAGGTTGGAACACCGGTTGGTTATACAACATCCTGGGCAGATATGTTTTTTGTGCAGGCAAACGGGACTTCAATTTCACTTGTGGAAGCAGCAAACCAGGGGATAATAACGGATGCTGTTTATTGGTATGAGTTTAAGGATGATGATGTCCAGGGATATAAATGGTCGTCTATCTCTGAGGCAAATGCAATACCCTGGCGCGGATATTGGATGAAATCTGAAGAAGCAGGCACTTTGGTTTTTAGCACAACTGCAAAGGATACAATCAAAGAATCAAGCAGTGTATTGCCAAAATCAGGTATTGAAAATTCATTTAATATTTCTTTAAGTAATGATAAGTATATGGATGATCATAATGTTTTTGGTGTAAGCAATCCAGAAATCCAAAAGAGAGATATTGCAGAGCCGCCGCATATTGGTTCATATTGTGCGTTATATTTTACAGATCAAAATAGGCGTTTAACACGACAGCTTAAAACGGACTTTGCTGATGAGGATGATGTTCTTGAGTGGGATATGGTGGTTGAGTCCAGGGAATCTCAGGTGATGCACGATATAAAATGGGAAATGGAAAAGATATCAACATCCGGGCTATATTTTTATCTTGTAGATGAGAAAAAAGAAAAGATAATTGATATGGCCAAAGATGGCTCTTACAGTTTAAAACCGGGAAGTGATCTTTACCGTTTTAAAATTTATGCCAGTCAGGATGAAACTTTCCGACCAAAAATTGTACCTGTTACATTTAAGTTGGCACAAAATTTTCCAAATCCGTTTAATCCAAGTACCAAAATCCGTTTTGGAATACCTAAAAGTGCCGAAGATAAAAATGTAAAACTTACCATTTTTAATGTTCTTGGCCAAAAGGTAGCAGAGCTTTTAAATAAATCTTTTAAAGCAGGCTATCATGAAGTTGAATGGAATGGTTTGAATAATTATGGTGAACAGGCAGCATCCGGAGTTTATTTTTACCGCCTGACAAAAGGTAAGAACTCAACACTTATTCGTAAGATGGTTTTATTACGATAG
- a CDS encoding type II toxin-antitoxin system VapB family antitoxin, with amino-acid sequence MRTTLDIPEELMNEAMSLTKSPSKTELIKMALSNIIQKNKIKSLKIYKGKIDLDIDLSTLRNRNEYSGR; translated from the coding sequence ATGAGAACAACTCTGGATATACCTGAAGAGCTCATGAATGAAGCGATGAGCTTAACTAAATCACCGTCAAAGACAGAATTGATTAAAATGGCTTTATCAAATATAATCCAAAAAAATAAGATAAAATCTTTAAAAATATATAAAGGAAAAATTGATTTGGATATTGACTTAAGCACCTTGAGAAATAGAAATGAATATTCTGGTAGATAG
- a CDS encoding NAD(P)-dependent alcohol dehydrogenase translates to MSEKMRAMAVNKESVEMVEIPKPNPGTNEVRVKVISASVNPAEEKVISGGFVGRILHAKTSPLIVGWDFAGTVDEVGNGVSDLEKGTPVWGHLAFSNKTRQGSFSEYITLPRTELAVKPDNVPSHIAAAAATISMTSLQSLRDIGGLQKDGKVLVIGAAGGVGSVAVGIAKRLGAHVTAVCSTKDVERVTALGADLVIDRKKSNPLESESEYDLVFDTPAVHSFGSCAKTLKAKGTYVTTLPGPELISGMIKAIFSSKNCRFVAVVSKSADLELVGEMLNDGMMVPIDSRHKIADLGVALKRQTDPARSGRVVVDVADGWTE, encoded by the coding sequence ATGAGTGAGAAAATGCGTGCCATGGCGGTAAATAAGGAAAGTGTTGAAATGGTTGAGATACCGAAACCAAATCCTGGTACGAATGAAGTGCGGGTAAAGGTGATATCAGCATCTGTTAACCCGGCGGAAGAAAAGGTTATTAGCGGAGGTTTTGTTGGGCGTATTCTCCACGCTAAAACGTCTCCGCTGATTGTTGGATGGGATTTTGCCGGCACTGTTGATGAAGTTGGAAATGGAGTTTCTGACTTGGAAAAAGGGACACCGGTTTGGGGCCATCTGGCTTTTTCAAACAAAACCAGGCAAGGCTCATTTTCTGAGTATATCACTTTGCCTCGGACGGAACTTGCGGTTAAACCTGACAATGTTCCAAGCCATATAGCCGCTGCTGCCGCTACAATTTCTATGACCAGTTTACAATCTTTGCGGGATATTGGCGGTTTGCAGAAAGACGGAAAAGTTTTGGTTATCGGAGCAGCCGGTGGTGTTGGCTCGGTTGCAGTTGGGATCGCAAAACGCCTTGGAGCGCATGTTACCGCCGTATGCAGCACCAAAGATGTTGAACGTGTTACGGCCCTTGGCGCTGATCTGGTTATTGACCGAAAAAAATCTAACCCGCTGGAGTCAGAATCAGAATATGATTTGGTTTTTGACACGCCTGCTGTGCATTCTTTTGGCAGTTGTGCAAAAACACTTAAGGCAAAGGGGACATACGTAACAACTTTGCCGGGGCCGGAATTGATCAGTGGTATGATAAAAGCAATTTTCAGTTCAAAAAACTGCCGCTTTGTTGCTGTAGTTTCAAAAAGTGCAGATCTCGAATTAGTGGGAGAAATGTTGAATGATGGTATGATGGTTCCAATCGACTCGCGACATAAAATTGCTGATTTGGGTGTTGCCCTAAAACGCCAAACTGATCCGGCGCGATCCGGGCGTGTGGTTGTGGATGTTGCAGATGGATGGACTGAGTAG